The following proteins are encoded in a genomic region of Fusarium oxysporum f. sp. lycopersici 4287 chromosome 1, whole genome shotgun sequence:
- a CDS encoding enoyl-CoA hydratase, whose product MASPSLPDSYATLNLPTLQLFHHPPSSKEVTHVIVIKLHRPEARNAFTDTMAASLSHALNTLSVDPRVRAIVLTSSDPKNRMYCAGMDFNEEHALGKDAADHRDSGGIVTLPMYRCNKPVIVAINGSAVGVGITMTLGANIRVVSRDAQIGFVFGRRGFSMEACSSFFLPRLIGTSRALHLTTTGAVYPATHKLFDGLFSEIVAPEEVLPTALRIADEIAANVSGVSARVMKDMIYRGASSPEEAHLLESKIFWDLFTGKDAKEGMNSFLQKRKPDFTGTMDKNAPKIYPWWTPVDIARPKL is encoded by the coding sequence ATGGCATCGCCTTCGCTCCCCGACAGCTATGCAACCCTCAACCTCCCAACCCTGCAGCTCTTCCATCATCCCCCCTCTTCCAAAGAAGTCACACATGTCATAGTCATAAAGCTTCACCGTCCTGAAGCCCGTAATGCATTCACCGACACAATGGCGGCTTCGCTCTCCCATGCGCTCAACACACTCTCCGTCGATCCTCGCGTTCGCGCTATAGTTCTCACTTCGTCGGATCCAAAGAACCGCATGTACTGCGCGGGCATGGACTTCAATGAGGAGCATGCGCTGGGGAAAGACGCCGCTGATCATCGCGACTCGGGTGGTATTGTCACTTTACCTATGTATCGCTGCAACAAGCCTGTTATCGTCGCTATCAATGGCTCTGCTGTTGGCGTGGGTATCACAATGACTCTCGGCGCCAACATCCGCGTTGTGAGCCGCGACGCCCAGATTGGCTTTGTGTTTGGTCGCCGTGGTTTCAGCATGGAGGCATGCAGCAGTTTCTTCCTCCCACGCCTCATAGGAACCAGCCGTGCACTCCACCTCACCACCACTGGCGCTGTCTACCCTGCCACTCACAAGCTCTTTGACGGTCTCTTCAGTGAGATTGTCGCACCTGAAGAGGTTCTTCCCACAGCGCTCAGGATCGCGGATGAGATAGCGGCCAATGTAAGTGGTGTTTCTGCGCGAGTAATGAAGGACATGATCTACAGGGGAGCCTCGTCGCCTGAGGAGGCGCATTTACTTGAGAGCAAGATATTTTGGGACTTGTTCACAGGTAAGGATGCGAAAGAGGGAATGAATAGCTTCttgcagaagaggaagccGGATTTTACGGGGACTATGGACAAGAATGCGCCCAAAATCTACCCTTGGTGGACGCCCGTTGATATTGCCAGGCCAAAGCTGTAG